A genomic region of Prionailurus viverrinus isolate Anna chromosome D4, UM_Priviv_1.0, whole genome shotgun sequence contains the following coding sequences:
- the PLPP6 gene encoding polyisoprenoid diphosphate/phosphate phosphohydrolase PLPP6, with the protein MPSPRRNVDARPLAASSSSSSGGPGSPAHGGGAGGGGGRFEFQSLLSSRAPGLDPTCTRLRASESPVHRRGSFPLAGAGPSQAPPAPLPEEDRMDLNPSFLGIALRSLLAIDLWLSKKLGVCAGESSSWGSMRPLMKLLEISGHGIPWLLGTLYCLSRSDSWAGREVLMNLLFALLLDLLLVALIKGLVRRRRPAHNQMDMFVTLSVDKYSFPSGHATRAALVSRFILNHLVLAIPLRVLVVLWAFILGLSRVMLGRHNVTDVAFGFFLGYTQYSIVDYCWLSPHNAPVLFLLWNQQ; encoded by the coding sequence ATGCCGAGCCCCCGCAGGAACGTGGACGCACGCCCGCTGGCCGCCTCCTCCTCGAGCAGCAGCGGCGGCCCCGGCAGCCCGGCCCACGGCGGCggcgccggcggcggcggcggcaggttCGAGTTCCAGTCCCTGCTCAGCAGCCGCGCGCCGGGCTTGGACCCCACCTGCACCCGGCTCCGCGCGTCCGAGAGCCCGGTGCACCGCCGCGGCTCCTTCCCCCTGGCCGGGGCGGGCCCCTCGCAGGCGCCCCCGGCCCCGCTCCCCGAGGAGGACCGCATGGACCTGAACCCGTCGTTCCTGGGCATCGCCCTGCGCTCCCTGCTGGCCATCGACCTGTGGCTGTCCAAGAAGCTGGGAGTGTGCGCCGGGGAGAGCTCGTCCTGGGGTAGCATGCGGCCCCTTATGAAGCTGCTGGAGATCTCGGGCCACGGCATCCCCTGGCTGCTGGGGACCCTCTACTGCCTATCCAGGAGCGACAGCTGGGCCGGGCGCGAGGTGCTCATGAACCTGCTCTTTGCCCTGTTGTTGGACCTGCTGCTGGTGGCCCTCATCAAGGGGCTGGTCCGCAGGCGCCGCCCGGCCCACAACCAGATGGACATGTTTGTCACCCTCTCGGTAGACAAATACTCCTTCCCCTCGGGCCACGCCACCAGGGCCGCTCTGGTGTCCCGGTTCATCCTGAACCACTTGGTGCTGGCCATTCCGCTGAGGGTGCTCGTGGTACTATGGGCCTTCATCTTGGGCCTCTCCAGGGTCATGCTGGGGCGGCACAATGTCACCGACGTGGCTTTTGGCTTTTTTCTGGGCTACACGCAGTACAGCATCGTGGACTATTGCTGGCTTTCACCGCACAATGCCCCGGTCCTCTTCCTACTGTGGAACCAACAATGA